In one window of Desulfovibrio sp. DNA:
- the pgm gene encoding phosphoglucomutase (alpha-D-glucose-1,6-bisphosphate-dependent): MPVVHARAGEFPTPEDLENIPVLVSAYFTEYPNPAVPAQRVSFGTSGHRGSSLLQTFNEEHIYAITQAVCDYRKANGIDGPLFLGGDTHALSEAAFRSALEVLVANDVQVRIAPTGMYTATPAISHAILSWNAGRVTALADGIVITPSHNPPRDGGFKYNPPHGGPAETHVTDLIEKNANAYLEKGNRGVQLTHLRAALSSPLVEEYDFIGSYVADLPKVLNMKAIAASGLRLGVDPLGGASLQMWEPIAETYGIDITVVNKAVDPTFRFVPFDKDGKIRMDCSSPYAMSGLLHMRDRFDLAVACDPDSDRHGIVTSQGLMNPNHFLSVAAWYLFRTRDAWPVDAGIGKTLVTSALLDRVGQDIKRPVVEVPVGFKWFVPYLLNGRCGLGCEESAGASFLCFDGSPWSTDKDGPLMCLLAAEMMAVEQASPSELYEKLTARLGSPVYQRLDAPADDQVRAKLKALTPESVDMKELGGSPVTEVITRAPGNDAPIGGVKVSSADGWFAVRPSGTEPICKVYTESFKGEEHLNDMQKDAIDFLDRLLKS; the protein is encoded by the coding sequence ATGCCTGTAGTCCATGCCAGAGCCGGAGAATTTCCTACACCGGAAGACCTTGAAAATATTCCTGTTCTTGTCAGCGCCTATTTTACCGAATATCCCAATCCCGCTGTTCCGGCCCAGCGGGTGTCGTTTGGCACATCCGGGCATCGCGGCTCTTCGCTGCTGCAAACCTTTAATGAAGAACATATTTATGCCATCACTCAAGCCGTATGCGACTACCGAAAGGCCAATGGCATTGACGGGCCGCTCTTTTTGGGGGGCGATACCCATGCCCTGTCAGAGGCGGCCTTTCGTTCGGCCCTTGAGGTGCTGGTGGCCAATGACGTGCAGGTGCGCATCGCTCCCACAGGAATGTACACAGCGACCCCTGCCATCTCGCACGCCATCCTGAGCTGGAATGCCGGGCGCGTCACGGCCCTGGCCGACGGCATCGTCATCACTCCTTCACATAATCCCCCTCGTGACGGCGGCTTCAAATATAATCCGCCTCACGGCGGCCCGGCTGAAACGCACGTTACCGACCTGATAGAAAAAAATGCCAATGCCTACCTTGAAAAAGGCAATCGCGGCGTGCAGTTGACCCATCTGCGAGCTGCGCTCAGCTCTCCGCTGGTAGAAGAATATGACTTCATAGGCTCTTATGTTGCTGACCTGCCCAAAGTCCTGAACATGAAGGCCATTGCAGCTTCCGGGTTGCGCCTTGGTGTGGACCCTCTGGGCGGGGCAAGCCTGCAGATGTGGGAACCCATAGCTGAAACCTATGGAATAGATATTACTGTGGTCAACAAGGCGGTAGACCCTACATTCCGCTTTGTGCCTTTTGACAAAGACGGTAAAATCCGCATGGACTGTTCCTCGCCCTATGCCATGAGCGGCCTTCTGCACATGCGCGACCGTTTTGACCTTGCCGTGGCCTGCGATCCCGATTCAGATCGCCATGGCATTGTCACCAGTCAGGGACTTATGAACCCCAACCATTTTTTGTCTGTAGCCGCCTGGTACCTGTTCCGTACGCGCGATGCCTGGCCCGTTGATGCCGGTATTGGCAAGACGCTTGTCACCAGCGCCCTGCTGGACAGGGTGGGGCAGGACATAAAGCGTCCTGTGGTGGAAGTGCCCGTGGGCTTCAAGTGGTTTGTGCCCTATCTTCTGAACGGCCGTTGCGGCCTGGGATGCGAAGAAAGCGCCGGGGCATCTTTCCTGTGCTTTGACGGCAGCCCCTGGAGCACTGACAAGGATGGCCCTCTCATGTGTCTGCTGGCTGCCGAGATGATGGCAGTAGAGCAGGCGTCGCCCAGCGAGTTGTATGAAAAACTCACAGCGCGGCTGGGCAGCCCCGTGTATCAGCGCCTGGATGCTCCGGCCGATGATCAGGTGCGTGCCAAGCTCAAGGCGCTGACGCCAGAAAGTGTGGACATGAAAGAACTTGGTGGTTCGCCGGTTACGGAGGTTATTACCAGGGCGCCTGGCAACGACGCGCCCATAGGCGGCGTAAAGGTTTCCAGCGCTGACGGCTGGTTTGCGGTGCGCCCCTCTGGAACCGAACCCATTTGCAAGGTATATACAGAAAGTTTTAAGGGTGAAGAACATTTGAACGACATGCAAAAGGACGCCATTGATTTTCTGGATCGACTGCTCAAATCCTGA
- a CDS encoding 30S ribosomal protein S1: protein MTEEKFAASMQEEGVEDFAAMLAAHETSGHRLQTGQKVTGTVIAITGDSVFVDVGIKVDGIMERKEILDAEGKETAGPGDTVEAWVIGVSSQEIRLSRSMSGSGVAALEEARDAGLPVEGRIAGACKGGYSVEVMGKTAFCPGSQIGLATTEEADSLVGRTLQFLVIRVENRGRNIVVSHRALLDRERQAQLEVLLEKLNVGDTVEGKITRFAPFGAFMELDSAVEGMIHLSELSWSRVGAPDEAVSLGDIVRAKVLSISKNDKGQVRISLSRKQAQGDPWQDVDQKLESGAVVQGRVVRLAPFGVFVEILPGIEGLAHISELSWTKRVTKPEEIVHVGDTVAVKIKDINSESRRISLSLREAEGDPWQDAAQRFAAGSLVQGTVDGRSPHGLFIALAPGITGLLPAGVIKNAKNSGQYSKLDKGDSVTLIVQNIDTTARRISLAPEGTEATAAVDDKAWKQHANLGRATENTGINTLAQALHKAMQNK, encoded by the coding sequence ATGACCGAGGAAAAGTTCGCGGCCTCCATGCAGGAGGAAGGCGTTGAGGATTTTGCCGCCATGCTGGCAGCCCATGAAACTTCTGGACACCGTCTTCAGACTGGCCAGAAAGTGACAGGCACCGTTATCGCCATTACAGGCGACAGCGTGTTTGTTGACGTGGGCATTAAGGTTGACGGCATTATGGAACGAAAAGAAATCCTTGACGCTGAAGGCAAGGAAACCGCGGGCCCTGGTGACACCGTGGAAGCATGGGTGATCGGTGTTTCATCACAAGAAATCCGCCTTTCCCGCTCCATGAGCGGCAGCGGGGTGGCTGCGCTGGAAGAAGCGCGCGACGCGGGCTTGCCCGTTGAGGGCCGCATCGCTGGCGCCTGCAAGGGCGGCTATTCTGTTGAAGTTATGGGTAAAACCGCATTCTGTCCCGGCAGCCAGATTGGTCTTGCCACCACTGAAGAAGCGGATTCCCTTGTGGGACGCACCTTGCAGTTCCTCGTCATCAGGGTTGAGAACAGGGGGCGCAATATTGTCGTTTCCCACAGGGCCCTTCTTGACCGTGAACGGCAGGCGCAACTTGAAGTATTGCTTGAAAAACTCAACGTTGGCGACACCGTTGAAGGCAAAATAACCCGCTTTGCACCTTTTGGCGCTTTTATGGAGCTGGATTCGGCCGTTGAAGGCATGATCCATCTTTCAGAGCTTTCCTGGTCGCGCGTGGGCGCTCCTGACGAAGCTGTCTCTCTGGGTGACATTGTGCGCGCCAAAGTGCTCTCCATCAGTAAAAATGATAAAGGGCAGGTACGCATCTCCCTTTCACGCAAACAGGCCCAGGGCGATCCCTGGCAGGATGTGGACCAGAAGCTTGAGTCCGGAGCCGTTGTGCAGGGGCGGGTAGTGCGCTTGGCCCCCTTTGGCGTTTTTGTTGAAATTCTGCCTGGAATTGAAGGTCTGGCGCACATCTCTGAATTGTCGTGGACCAAACGCGTCACAAAACCTGAAGAGATCGTTCACGTTGGCGACACTGTCGCCGTGAAAATCAAAGACATCAACAGCGAATCCCGCCGTATTTCACTGAGTTTGCGTGAAGCCGAGGGTGATCCCTGGCAGGACGCCGCTCAGCGTTTTGCTGCAGGATCCCTTGTGCAAGGAACAGTTGACGGGCGTAGCCCGCATGGACTTTTCATCGCGCTCGCACCCGGCATTACTGGTCTTTTGCCAGCAGGCGTCATCAAGAACGCCAAAAATTCCGGTCAGTACAGCAAATTGGACAAGGGCGACAGCGTCACCCTGATAGTACAAAATATCGATACCACTGCACGCCGCATCAGCCTTGCTCCTGAAGGCACCGAAGCCACGGCGGCAGTGGACGACAAGGCTTGGAAACAACACGCCAATCTTGGCAGAGCTACTGAAAACACCGGGATAAACACACTGGCACAAGCTTTGCATAAGGCTATGCAAAACAAGTAA
- the lolA gene encoding outer membrane lipoprotein chaperone LolA, with product MCALVVALALSFSIVPAVPASAVDMAAAIQARYEKTGSFSADFEQTLTHKESGSVEKRQGKLLFKKPLLIHWQTAKPHEETLVVTGKEIWNYLPDEAIAYRYPLTLVQDSRSIIQVITGQAALTKDFDVKSEGKEDGLAKLRLFPKEPAPQMVEAIIWVEPDTGYIKRANILDFYGNSNEIRFTRFAPDVNVKASDFTFTPPKGIEVEDRIEHAVPEKELFQ from the coding sequence ATGTGCGCACTGGTGGTCGCCCTGGCCCTGAGTTTTTCCATAGTTCCGGCTGTGCCGGCATCGGCTGTTGATATGGCCGCGGCCATTCAGGCCCGCTACGAAAAAACCGGCTCATTTTCAGCCGACTTTGAACAGACCCTCACACACAAGGAAAGCGGTTCTGTTGAAAAACGACAGGGTAAACTGCTGTTCAAAAAACCGCTGCTTATCCATTGGCAGACGGCCAAGCCCCATGAGGAAACCCTCGTGGTCACTGGCAAGGAAATCTGGAACTACCTGCCGGATGAAGCGATAGCGTACCGCTATCCTCTCACTCTGGTGCAGGATTCACGGAGCATTATTCAGGTAATCACGGGGCAGGCCGCCCTGACCAAGGATTTTGATGTGAAGTCCGAGGGCAAAGAAGACGGCCTGGCCAAGCTGCGCCTTTTTCCCAAAGAGCCCGCCCCGCAAATGGTTGAGGCCATTATATGGGTTGAGCCCGACACAGGGTATATCAAAAGGGCAAACATACTGGATTTTTATGGCAATAGTAATGAAATCCGCTTCACCCGTTTTGCGCCTGATGTGAATGTGAAGGCTTCGGATTTTACCTTTACGCCCCCCAAAGGCATAGAAGTTGAAGATCGCATTGAGCACGCCGTGCCAGAAAAAGAGCTGTTCCAGTAG
- a CDS encoding DUF4019 domain-containing protein produces the protein MRKLVLCSLIAFALCVNTSAAFGASAPDKAMEAANSWLALADKGDALATWNQAAAAFKAGIELKEWKKTLPKARQPLGDVITRKVSSSETTATLPGVPDGEYAIFRFQTGFAQKKEAVEALLMQKENDGVWRTIGYFIK, from the coding sequence ATGCGGAAGCTTGTTTTGTGCTCTTTGATTGCTTTTGCCCTATGCGTCAACACTTCGGCCGCGTTCGGCGCAAGCGCGCCTGACAAGGCAATGGAAGCGGCAAACTCCTGGCTTGCCCTGGCCGACAAAGGCGACGCCCTGGCGACGTGGAATCAGGCTGCCGCAGCATTCAAAGCCGGCATCGAGCTGAAGGAATGGAAAAAGACCCTGCCCAAAGCCCGGCAGCCTCTCGGCGATGTCATAACCAGAAAGGTATCGTCGTCAGAAACAACTGCGACGCTGCCCGGCGTTCCCGATGGTGAATATGCGATTTTTCGTTTTCAAACAGGCTTTGCGCAGAAAAAAGAAGCCGTGGAAGCCTTGCTGATGCAAAAGGAAAACGATGGCGTCTGGCGCACCATAGGCTACTTTATCAAGTAG
- a CDS encoding DegQ family serine endoprotease translates to MFIKRCLAGLLAVTFVVTAQFAQAINLPDFSELAAKSGPAVVNINTEKTTTSGGGSEELFGEMFRNMPPGFDKFFDQFGGRRDGKRPQSKQKSLGSGFLVSADGYIVTNNHVVADADVIRVTLDQKNGKSDSFTATLIGADEETDLALLKVDGKTDLPFLVFGNSDALNVGEWLLAIGNPFGLDHTVTAGILSAKNRNIHAGPFDNFLQTDASINPGNSGGPLLNMQGQVVGINTAIIASGQGIGFAIPSNMAAKIIDQIKSGKKVSRGWIGVTIQDVEENAAKALGMKDAKGALIGSVMENEPAAKGGMKDGDVIVAVDGKDIDDASALLRAIAEKTPGSQAVIKVWRDGKTMDLTVTLGERQSTSQAAAGSKGEAKQSEGLLGISVRPLNDAERRDMKIDKNEGLLIVDVAANKPAADVDLRPGDVILKANLKPVNTSAALSKIVNEEGVKRGAIMLQISRRGDVAFRTVPLGK, encoded by the coding sequence ATGTTTATAAAAAGATGTTTAGCAGGGCTGCTGGCCGTTACCTTTGTGGTGACGGCCCAGTTTGCCCAGGCAATAAACCTGCCGGACTTCAGCGAACTGGCCGCCAAAAGCGGCCCTGCGGTCGTCAATATCAATACTGAAAAAACGACCACCAGTGGCGGCGGCTCTGAAGAACTTTTCGGCGAGATGTTCCGCAATATGCCTCCAGGCTTTGACAAGTTTTTTGATCAGTTTGGCGGCAGGCGCGACGGCAAAAGGCCCCAATCCAAGCAAAAATCGCTTGGCTCTGGTTTTTTGGTGTCGGCTGACGGTTATATCGTCACCAACAACCATGTGGTAGCCGATGCCGATGTCATCCGCGTTACGCTGGATCAAAAAAACGGTAAAAGTGATTCTTTTACGGCCACCCTTATTGGGGCTGATGAAGAAACAGATTTGGCCCTGCTGAAGGTTGATGGAAAAACAGATCTGCCTTTTCTGGTTTTTGGCAATTCCGACGCCCTTAATGTCGGCGAATGGCTGCTGGCCATCGGCAACCCCTTTGGTCTGGATCACACGGTGACTGCTGGTATTCTGTCTGCCAAAAACCGTAATATTCACGCTGGTCCTTTTGACAACTTTCTTCAGACTGACGCCTCCATCAATCCCGGCAACAGTGGCGGCCCGCTGCTGAACATGCAGGGACAGGTTGTAGGCATCAATACAGCCATCATTGCCAGCGGGCAGGGCATTGGCTTTGCTATCCCCAGCAACATGGCCGCCAAAATCATCGACCAGATCAAGAGCGGCAAAAAAGTCAGCCGCGGCTGGATCGGTGTGACCATTCAGGACGTTGAAGAGAACGCGGCCAAGGCTTTGGGCATGAAGGACGCCAAGGGCGCCCTTATCGGCAGCGTTATGGAAAATGAACCTGCGGCCAAAGGCGGCATGAAGGACGGCGACGTAATTGTGGCCGTGGACGGCAAGGACATTGACGACGCCTCAGCCCTGTTGCGCGCCATTGCCGAAAAAACTCCCGGCAGCCAGGCCGTCATCAAGGTCTGGCGTGACGGCAAGACCATGGATCTTACGGTGACCCTGGGCGAACGCCAGTCCACTTCCCAGGCTGCAGCCGGAAGCAAGGGTGAAGCCAAACAAAGCGAAGGTTTGCTCGGCATTTCGGTTCGCCCCTTGAATGACGCCGAACGCCGCGATATGAAGATTGACAAGAACGAAGGCCTGCTCATCGTTGATGTGGCTGCCAACAAGCCAGCCGCTGACGTTGATCTGCGCCCCGGAGACGTGATTCTCAAGGCGAACCTGAAGCCTGTGAACACGTCTGCAGCGTTGTCAAAAATTGTGAACGAGGAGGGAGTCAAGCGCGGAGCCATCATGCTGCAAATTTCGCGGCGTGGTGATGTTGCCTTCCGTACTGTGCCTCTCGGTAAATAG